A single Larimichthys crocea isolate SSNF chromosome VIII, L_crocea_2.0, whole genome shotgun sequence DNA region contains:
- the esrp2 gene encoding epithelial splicing regulatory protein 2 isoform X2: MASHSDTLVVFFGATAGANGGKLGSDEREIILLVWQIVDLHEKKVGKLQRCLVKPDTLELTDQCKEETGLTLEDLVKAEPLDKVLQQFQQSVSSELKCLGRSSYTLCVNSPLVIRQALHPEASKKNLVLPECFFSFVDARKEFHKCCPNAGPVQKLELASMLEYVGLPAVSEQMMGVREVSSMVQLTLHILAEPYNHEFSCVETVKYKFDSGTCKTEPVDSETVIRARGLPWQSSDQDIARFFKGLSIAKGGVALCLNAQGRRNGEALVRFINSEHRDLALERHKHHMGSRYIEVYKATGEEFLKIAGGTSNEVAQFLSKENQVIIRMRGLPFTATPQEVVSFLGTESPVTDGTEGLLFVKYPDGRPTGDAFVLFSCEEYAQNALKKHKQILGKRYIELFRSTAAEVQQVLNRYMSTPLISTLPPSPIVPVPVLASPSFLPAASSTRDCVRLRGLPYTAGIEDILEFMGEHTVDIKPHGVHMVLNQQGRPSGDAFIQMKSSDKAFMVAQKCHKKTMKDRYVEVFQCSTEEMSIVLMGGTLNRSGLSPPPCKLPCLSPPTAYAAFPTPPAILSEAALYQPPLLAAPRPPQTTTHSPAHTLAYYPPHPHLYMNMNMNYTAYYPSPPVSPSTVSYFAAPPGAMAAAVASQPHHAAAAASPVLPQPGALVRMQGLPYNTGVKDILSFFQGYQLQPDAVLILYNFSGQCSGEALITFPSEETARRAVAERSNHPFYGQQVHLVFCN; the protein is encoded by the exons ATGGCTTCGCACAGTGATACTCTGGTGGTGTTCTTTGGGGCAACAGCTGGTGCAAATGGGGGTAAACTGGGTTCGGATGAGAGGGAAATAATTCTCTTGGTGTGGCAAATTGTGGATCTACATGAGAAAAAG GTTGGCAAGCTTCAGAGATGTCTTGTCAAGCCAGACACTTTGGAGCTGACAGACCAGTGTAAAGAAGAGACAGGACTGACTCTTGAAGACCTCGTCAAAGCTGAGCCCCTGGATAAAGTTCTGCAACAG TTTCAGCAGTCGGTGTCATCAGAACTGAAATGCCTCGGCAGAAGCTCTTACACACTTTGTGTCAACAGTCCCCTTGTCATCAGACAGGCCCTCCACCCCGAAGCTTCCAAAAAG AATCTTGTCcttcctgaatgtttcttttcatttgtggaTGCGAGGAAGGAGTTTCACAAATGTTGCCCCAACGCCGGCCCTGTGCAGAAGCTCGAACTTGCCTCCATGTTGGAAT ATGTTGGTCTGCctgctgtgtcagagcagaTGATGGGGGTGAGGGAGGTGAGCAGCATGGTGCAGCTGACACTTCACATCCTGGCTGAGCCCTACA ATCATGAGTTCTCCTGTGTTGAAACAGTGAAGTACAAGTTCGATTCTGGCACATG CAAAACTGAGCCAGTGGACAGTGAGACAGTGATCAGAGCGCGAGGACTTCCATGGCAGTCATCAGACCAGGACATTGCTCGCTTCTTTAAAGGCCTCAGTATTGCCAA GGGTGGTGTGGCCTTATGTCTTAACGCTCAGGGCAGGAGAAATGGCGAGGCCTTAGTTCGTTTCATCAACTCAGAACACAGGGACCTGGCTCTGGAACGCCATAAGCACCACATGGGCAGCCGTTACATCGAG GTCTACAAGGCCACAGGAGAGGAATTCCTAAAGATTGCCGGAG GTACATCTAACGAGGTGGCCCAGTTCCTGTCCAAAGAGAACCAGGTCATTATCCGCATGCGGGGGTTGCCGTTCACTGCCACACCCCAGGAAGTGGTGTCCTTCCTTGGTACCGAGAGCCCAGTTACAGATGGTACCGAGGGCCTGCTCTTCGTCAAATACCCTGACGGACGGCCCACAGGCGATGCCTTTGTGCTTTTCTCCTGTGAAGAGTACGCCCAGAATGCCCTAAAGAAGCACAAGCAGATCTTGGGGAAGCGATATATCGAGCTGTTTCGGAGTACTGCGGCTGAGGTGCAACAG GTCCTGAATCGCTATATGTCCACGCCTTTGATCTCCACACTTCCCCCTTCACCCATCGTGCCTGTCCCGGTCCTCGCCTcgccttccttccttccagcAGCCAGTAGCACTCGTGACTGTGTCCGCCTCCGTGGCCTGCCCTATACTGCCGGCATTGAGGATATCCTGGAGTTCATGGGAGAGCACACTGTTGACATCAAACCCCACGGAGTCCACATGGTCCTCAACCAACAG GGTCGGCCCTCTGGTGATGCTTTCATCCAAATGAAGTCATCTGACAAGGCGTTTATGGTGGCCCAGAAGTGTCATAAAAAGACCATGAAGGACCGCTACGTGGAGGTGTTCCAGTGCTCCACAGAGGAGATGAGCATTGTGCTGATGGGAGGAACCCTGAACCGCAGCGGCCTCTCCCCTCCACCCTGCAAGCTTCCCT gTCTGTCTCCGCCTACAGCATACGCTGCTTTCCCCACCCCACCTGCCATCCTCTCTGAGGCTGCTCTCTACCAGCCCCCCCTGCTGGCTGCTCCTAGACCTCCTCAGACCACCACACACAGCCCTGCTCACACTCTGGCCTACTACCCCCCTCACCCACACCTgtacatgaatatgaatatgaactACACAGCTTACTACCCTAG CCCACCAGTTTCTCCTTCCACAGTGAGCTACTTTGCTGCTCCACCAGGAGCAATGGCAGCAGCAGTCGCATCCCAGCCCCAccatgctgcagctgctgcctctCCTGTGCTGCCTCAACCTGGCGCCCTGGTTAGGATGCAGGGCCTGCCCTACAACACCGGGGTCAAGGACATTCTCAGCTTCTTCCAGGGATATCAG
- the si:dkey-148a17.6 gene encoding uncharacterized protein si:dkey-148a17.6 yields MDHSTELSLSEEMAPEEFDGGTAIASVILGLSFLVGAPGNLLVIWTILRNVKQRSHTVMLILHLAAADLLVLITLPLWIYSLVHTWVFGEVFCEVLVYIIKVCMFSSIFFITLMGVERFVAICHPFVMMRWKTKSVMNKCLAFLWVLALLLGVPALLTQPLDEREGTEQCFTREISSVTQAIILLCLQTLGGFVVPFIILIICYYLVAAQLRKISFKSKQKSMVLIHAVVIAFTLCWLPFHIISIIDLVCILESGPEHECVPRSIVFASGALVFISSSVNPVLYVLFASNLQGSLEESRLVRLFKEMVTQTNKLREHVVQQQTGQGAANTQVELKSLSESLKLSADNFHKFIYALLACTAFWLLFNTDTTVSTYTCTMNHSTELSSSEEMAPEEFDGGTAIACVILGLSFLVGVPGNLLVIWTILRHVKQRSHTVMLILHLAVADLLVLVTLPLWIYSLAKSWVFGEASCKTIVYIINACMYSSVFLITLMSVERFVAVRYPFASAGWKRKKALNKVLLLLWTVAFLISIPVILTQVLGEESGEYHCLYRSYTSESQELVCVLLETLVGYVLPFSILVVCYGCLCSRITQMTFKSKRKSTVLIACVVIVFAICWTPHHIGNILSLIVLAIKGSYHDEAENLESVRSTTVFIAGAMIFISSTVNPILYMFAARSFRSSLRDTGIQKLFRHISSTSPGEGNRELSFVSKRQTNQTSSSHCLSESKDQIDILMKMCENNPS; encoded by the exons ATGGACCATTCAACTGAGCTGTCTCTTTCAGAGGAAATGGCCCCAGAGGAGTTTGACGGTGGGACAGCAATAGCTTCTGTGATCTTGGGTCTGTCCTTCTTGGTAGGAGCTCCGGGGAACCTGCTGGTGATCTGGACTATCCTGAGAAACGTTAAGCAACGTTCCCACACTGTGATGCTCATCCTGCACTTGGCTGCTGCTGACCTGCTGGTCCTCATCACCTTGCCTCTATGGATCTACTCCCTGGTACACACTTGGGTATTTGGAGAGGTCTTCTGCGAGGTCTTGGTGTACATTATCAAAGTGTGCATGTTCAGCAGCATCTTCTTCATCACCCTTATGGGTGTGGAGCGCTTTGTGGCCATCTGTCATCCATTTGTGATGATGCGCTGGAAGACCAAAAGTGTTATGAACAAATGTCTTGCATTTCTGTGGGTCCTTGCTTTGCTTCTGGGAGTGCCTGCTTTACTGACCCAGCCTTTGGATGAAAGAGAAGGAACTGAGCAGTGTTTTACCAGGGAAATCAGCTCTGTGACTCAAGCGATTATCTTGTTATGTCTGCAGACACTGGGGGGCTTTGTAGTTCCTTTTATCATCCTTATCATCTGTTACTATCTAGTTGCTGCCCAGCTCAGAAAAATTAGTTTCAAATCCAAACAGAAATCCATGGTTCTCATTCACGCCGTGGTAATCGCCTTCACACTGTGCTGGTTACCTTTCCATATCATCAGCATTATCGATCTGGTTTGCATCCTAGAATCAGGCCCAGAACATGAATGTGTGCCGAGGAGTATTGTTTTTGCCTCTGGTGCCCTTGTTTTCATTAGCAGCTCAGTGAATCCAGTGTTATATGTGCTCTTTGCGAGTAATTTACAGGGGAGTCTTGAGGAGTCTCGACTGGTCAGGCTGTTTAAGGAAATGGTAACTCAGACCAACAAACTCAGGGAACATGTAGTACAGCAGCAGACTGGCCAGGGGGCAGCAAATACGCAGGTAGAGCTGAAGAGTCTGTCTGAATCCCTGAAACTGTCTGCCGATAAT TTTCACAAGTTTATTTATgctct ACTTGCTTGTACAGCATTTTGGCTTTTGTTTAATACAGACACCACTGTCAGCACATACACTTGCACCATGAACCATTCGACTGAGCTGTCTTCTTCAGAGGAAATGGCCCCAGAGGAGTTTGACGGTGGGACAGCAATAGCTTGTGTGATTTTGGGTCTGTCCTTCCTGGTAGGAGTTCCAGGGAACCTGCTGGTGATCTGGACTATCCTGAGACATGTCAAGCAACGTTCCCACACTGTGATGCTCATCCTGCACTTGGCTGTTGCTGACCTGCTGGTCCTCGTCACTCTGCCTCTATGGATCTACTCTCTGGCCAAATCCTGGGTGTTTGGAGAGGCTTCTTGCAAAACCATAGTGTACATCATCAATGCCTGTATGTACAGCAGCGTTTTCCTCATCACCCTCATGAGTGTGGAACGCTTTGTGGCCGTGCGCTATCCCTTTGCCTCAGCTGGCTGGAAGAGGAAAAAGGCTTTGAATAAAGTTCTGCTACTTTTGTGGACTGTAGCATTCTTGATCAGCATACCTGTCATCCTAACTCAGGTTTTAGGGGAAGAGTCTGGTGAGTACCATTGTCTGTACCGGTCCTACACTTCTGAAAGCCAggagctggtgtgtgtgctgctagAGACACTTGTGGGCTATGTATTACCTTTCTCCATCCTCGTGGTCTGCTATGGTTGCCTGTGCAGCCGGATTACTCAGATGACCTTCAAGTCCAAGCGCAAGTCCACAGTCCTGATTGCCTGTGTAGTGATTGTGTTTGCCATATGTTGGACTCCCCATCACATAGGCAACATCCTCTCACTCATCGTCCTGGCCATTAAAGGCTCCTACCACGACGAAGCAGAAAATCTGGAGAGTGTCAGGAGCACTACAGTCTTTATTGCTGGAgccatgatcttcatcagcagcacTGTTAACCCCATTCTCTACATGTTTGCAGCTCGCTCCTTCAGGAGCTCCCTGCGTGACACAGGCATCCAGAAGCTCTTTCGTCACATCTCCAGTACCTCCCCAGGTGAGGGCAATAGGGAATTGTCTTTTGTGTCCAAGCGACAGACCAATCAGACCAGCAgttctcactgtctgtctgagtcAAAAGACCAAATCGACATattaatgaaaatgtgtgaaaataatCCATCCTGA
- the LOC104919024 gene encoding E3 ubiquitin-protein ligase AMFR, giving the protein MPLLFLERLPWPSLQTYTALSVALLAGSIFSAYTTVTDPGFGALEADETPAPSEVDIDQLNNDISNAELATTVLWYLVTDSLFVWVLVNTFCCSLMLIAKMIQYVVFGPLRVSEKQHLKDKFWNFIFYKFIFIFGVLNVQTVEEVVMWCLWFSALVFIHLMVQLCKDRFEYLSFSPSTPMNSHVRVLCLLVSLLLDCCGLAVVCGLLGASHGLHTLSFMAAECLLVTVRTGHVIMRYSIHLWDLNHPGTWESKGTYVYYTDFIMELAMLFLDLMHHIHMLLFGNIWLSMASLVIFMQLRYLFHEVQRRVRRHKNYLRVINNMEARFAVATAEELAANDDDCAICWDTMLTARKLPCGHLFHNSCLRSWLEQDTSCPTCRTSLNINGDGGQARSQPQGGGLEDNIGPVGAAADARPHINQHNHFFHFDGSRIASWLPSFSVEVMHTTNILGIAQANNSQLMAMAHQIQEMFPQVPSYLVMQDLQLTRSVEVTTDNILEGRIQVPFPTQAIERGPSQVSSAQDEQEGSSGAAEQGISESDNMEARGGRFSKSAEERQKMLKQRKEEMLQQARRRYLNKSPEDQEEDLPGLEEDIAPELNLTVLRRRTMAAAAERRMQNQQDPAP; this is encoded by the exons ATGCCTCTGCTGTTTTTGGAGAGGTTGCCTTGGCCCAGCCTACAGACGTACACAGCACTGAGTGTGGCTTTGCTCGCTGGCAGCATCTTCAGCGCCTACACTACTGTGACCGACCCAGGCTTTGGCGCCCTGGAAGCCGATGAAACACCAGCTCCGTCTGAAGTGGATATCGACCAGCTAAACAATGATATTAGTAACGCAGAGTTGGCGACCACCGTCCTGTGGTATCTTGTCACGGACAGTCTCTTTGTCTGG GTCTTAGTCAACACATTCTGCTGCTCCTTGATGTTGATCGCTAAAATGATTCAGTATGTGGTGTTTGGCCCACTTAGAGTCAGCGAGAAGCAG CACCTGAAGGACAAGTTTTGGAACTTCATCTTCTATaagttcatcttcatctttgGCGTATTGAACGTACAGACAGTAGAGGAGGTTGTCATGTGGTGTTTGTGGTTCTCTGCCCTGGTCTTTATCCACCTCATGGTGCAGCTCTGCAAAGACAGATTTGAATAT CTATCGTTCTCGCCCTCCACTCCCATGAACAGCCACGTGCGAGTGCTTTGTCTGCTggtctctctgctgctggacTGCTGTGGCCTGGCTGTAGTGTGTGGTCTGCTGGGAGCTTCCCATGGCTTACACACCCTCTCCTTTATGGCAGCAGAG TGTCTGCTGGTTACTGTACGCACTGGGCATGTCATCATGCG ATACTCCATTCATCTGTGGGATCTGAACCATCCAGGAACCTGGGAAAGCAAGGGAACATATGTCTATTACACAGACTTCATCATGGAGCTGGCTATGCTGTTTTTGGACCTCATGCACCATATCCACATGCTG CTCTTTGGTAACATCTGGCTGTCCATGGCAAGCTTAGTTATTTTCATGCAGCTGCGGTATCTCTTCCATGAGGTCCAGCGCCGCGTTCGCCGACACAAGAACTACCTCCGTGTCATCAACAACATGGAGGCCAG ATTTGCTGTTGCTACTGCAGAGGAGCTGGCAGCCAATGATGACGATTGTGCCATCTGCTGGGACACCATGTTGACAGCACGCAAACTACCCTGTGGACATCTCTTCCacaa ttcTTGTCTGCGCTCATGGCTGGAGCAGGACACCTCGTGTCCAACATGTCGGACATCCTTGAACATCAATGGGGACGGAGGCCAGGCAAGAAGCCAGCCGCAGGGCGGGGGTTTGGAAGACAACATCGGCCCAGtaggagctgcagcagatgcTAGACCACATATCAACCAGCACAATCACTTCTTCCACTTTGATG GATCTCGCATTGCCAGCTGGCTGCCCAGTTTCTCAGTGGAAGTAATGCACACCACTAACATCTTGGGCATCGCTCAAGCAAACAACTCCCAGCTCATGGCAATG GCCCATCAGATCCAGGAGATGTTCCCTCAGGTGCCCTCCTATCTGGTGATGCAGGACCTGCAGTTGACCCGCTCTGTGGAGGTCACCACTGACAACATCCTGGAGGGTCGCATCCAGGTGCCTTTCCCAACACAG GCCATAGAGCGTGGCCCCTCGCAGGTGAGCTCTGCACAAGATGAGCAGGAAGGGTCCAGCGGAGCAGCTGAGCAGGGCATCAGTGAGTCAGACAACATGGAGGCGAGAGGAGGTCGCTTTTCTAAGTCGgctgaggagagacagaagatgttaaagcagaggaaagaagagatgCTTCAGCAGGCTCGCAG GAGATATTTGAACAAGAGTCCAGAAGACCAGGAGGAGGATTTGCCTGGACTGGAAGAGGACATTGCTCCAGAATTAAACTTGACTGTGCTGAGACGTAGAACCatggcagcagctgcagagagacgCATGCAAAATCAACAAGACCCTGCACCCTGA
- the esrp2 gene encoding epithelial splicing regulatory protein 2 isoform X3, with the protein MASHSDTLVVFFGATAGANGGKLGSDEREIILLVWQIVDLHEKKVGKLQRCLVKPDTLELTDQCKEETGLTLEDLVKAEPLDKVLQQFQQSVSSELKCLGRSSYTLCVNSPLVIRQALHPEASKKNLVLPECFFSFVDARKEFHKCCPNAGPVQKLELASMLEYVGLPAVSEQMMGVREVSSMVQLTLHILAEPYNHEFSCVETVKYKFDSGTCSKTEPVDSETVIRARGLPWQSSDQDIARFFKGLSIAKGGVALCLNAQGRRNGEALVRFINSEHRDLALERHKHHMGSRYIEVYKATGEEFLKIAGGTSNEVAQFLSKENQVIIRMRGLPFTATPQEVVSFLGTESPVTDGTEGLLFVKYPDGRPTGDAFVLFSCEEYAQNALKKHKQILGKRYIELFRSTAAEVQQVLNRYMSTPLISTLPPSPIVPVPVLASPSFLPAASSTRDCVRLRGLPYTAGIEDILEFMGEHTVDIKPHGVHMVLNQQGRPSGDAFIQMKSSDKAFMVAQKCHKKTMKDRYVEVFQCSTEEMSIVLMGGTLNRSGLSPPPCKLPCLSPPTAYAAFPTPPAILSEAALYQPPLLAAPRPPQTTTHSPAHTLAYYPPHPHLYMNMNMNYTAYYPSPPVSPSTVSYFAAPPGAMAAAVASQPHHAAAAASPVLPQPGALVRMQGLPYNTGVKDILSFFQGYQYAPDEYSGMVQMSEQARSLIQPKEWLCL; encoded by the exons ATGGCTTCGCACAGTGATACTCTGGTGGTGTTCTTTGGGGCAACAGCTGGTGCAAATGGGGGTAAACTGGGTTCGGATGAGAGGGAAATAATTCTCTTGGTGTGGCAAATTGTGGATCTACATGAGAAAAAG GTTGGCAAGCTTCAGAGATGTCTTGTCAAGCCAGACACTTTGGAGCTGACAGACCAGTGTAAAGAAGAGACAGGACTGACTCTTGAAGACCTCGTCAAAGCTGAGCCCCTGGATAAAGTTCTGCAACAG TTTCAGCAGTCGGTGTCATCAGAACTGAAATGCCTCGGCAGAAGCTCTTACACACTTTGTGTCAACAGTCCCCTTGTCATCAGACAGGCCCTCCACCCCGAAGCTTCCAAAAAG AATCTTGTCcttcctgaatgtttcttttcatttgtggaTGCGAGGAAGGAGTTTCACAAATGTTGCCCCAACGCCGGCCCTGTGCAGAAGCTCGAACTTGCCTCCATGTTGGAAT ATGTTGGTCTGCctgctgtgtcagagcagaTGATGGGGGTGAGGGAGGTGAGCAGCATGGTGCAGCTGACACTTCACATCCTGGCTGAGCCCTACA ATCATGAGTTCTCCTGTGTTGAAACAGTGAAGTACAAGTTCGATTCTGGCACATG CAGCAAAACTGAGCCAGTGGACAGTGAGACAGTGATCAGAGCGCGAGGACTTCCATGGCAGTCATCAGACCAGGACATTGCTCGCTTCTTTAAAGGCCTCAGTATTGCCAA GGGTGGTGTGGCCTTATGTCTTAACGCTCAGGGCAGGAGAAATGGCGAGGCCTTAGTTCGTTTCATCAACTCAGAACACAGGGACCTGGCTCTGGAACGCCATAAGCACCACATGGGCAGCCGTTACATCGAG GTCTACAAGGCCACAGGAGAGGAATTCCTAAAGATTGCCGGAG GTACATCTAACGAGGTGGCCCAGTTCCTGTCCAAAGAGAACCAGGTCATTATCCGCATGCGGGGGTTGCCGTTCACTGCCACACCCCAGGAAGTGGTGTCCTTCCTTGGTACCGAGAGCCCAGTTACAGATGGTACCGAGGGCCTGCTCTTCGTCAAATACCCTGACGGACGGCCCACAGGCGATGCCTTTGTGCTTTTCTCCTGTGAAGAGTACGCCCAGAATGCCCTAAAGAAGCACAAGCAGATCTTGGGGAAGCGATATATCGAGCTGTTTCGGAGTACTGCGGCTGAGGTGCAACAG GTCCTGAATCGCTATATGTCCACGCCTTTGATCTCCACACTTCCCCCTTCACCCATCGTGCCTGTCCCGGTCCTCGCCTcgccttccttccttccagcAGCCAGTAGCACTCGTGACTGTGTCCGCCTCCGTGGCCTGCCCTATACTGCCGGCATTGAGGATATCCTGGAGTTCATGGGAGAGCACACTGTTGACATCAAACCCCACGGAGTCCACATGGTCCTCAACCAACAG GGTCGGCCCTCTGGTGATGCTTTCATCCAAATGAAGTCATCTGACAAGGCGTTTATGGTGGCCCAGAAGTGTCATAAAAAGACCATGAAGGACCGCTACGTGGAGGTGTTCCAGTGCTCCACAGAGGAGATGAGCATTGTGCTGATGGGAGGAACCCTGAACCGCAGCGGCCTCTCCCCTCCACCCTGCAAGCTTCCCT gTCTGTCTCCGCCTACAGCATACGCTGCTTTCCCCACCCCACCTGCCATCCTCTCTGAGGCTGCTCTCTACCAGCCCCCCCTGCTGGCTGCTCCTAGACCTCCTCAGACCACCACACACAGCCCTGCTCACACTCTGGCCTACTACCCCCCTCACCCACACCTgtacatgaatatgaatatgaactACACAGCTTACTACCCTAG CCCACCAGTTTCTCCTTCCACAGTGAGCTACTTTGCTGCTCCACCAGGAGCAATGGCAGCAGCAGTCGCATCCCAGCCCCAccatgctgcagctgctgcctctCCTGTGCTGCCTCAACCTGGCGCCCTGGTTAGGATGCAGGGCCTGCCCTACAACACCGGGGTCAAGGACATTCTCAGCTTCTTCCAGGGATATCAG TACGCGCCTGACGAGTACAGCGGCATGGTTCAGATGAGCGAACAGGCCAGGAGTCTGATTCAGCCCAAAGAATGGCTCTGTCTTTAG
- the esrp2 gene encoding epithelial splicing regulatory protein 2 isoform X1, with protein sequence MASHSDTLVVFFGATAGANGGKLGSDEREIILLVWQIVDLHEKKVGKLQRCLVKPDTLELTDQCKEETGLTLEDLVKAEPLDKVLQQFQQSVSSELKCLGRSSYTLCVNSPLVIRQALHPEASKKNLVLPECFFSFVDARKEFHKCCPNAGPVQKLELASMLEYVGLPAVSEQMMGVREVSSMVQLTLHILAEPYNHEFSCVETVKYKFDSGTCSKTEPVDSETVIRARGLPWQSSDQDIARFFKGLSIAKGGVALCLNAQGRRNGEALVRFINSEHRDLALERHKHHMGSRYIEVYKATGEEFLKIAGGTSNEVAQFLSKENQVIIRMRGLPFTATPQEVVSFLGTESPVTDGTEGLLFVKYPDGRPTGDAFVLFSCEEYAQNALKKHKQILGKRYIELFRSTAAEVQQVLNRYMSTPLISTLPPSPIVPVPVLASPSFLPAASSTRDCVRLRGLPYTAGIEDILEFMGEHTVDIKPHGVHMVLNQQGRPSGDAFIQMKSSDKAFMVAQKCHKKTMKDRYVEVFQCSTEEMSIVLMGGTLNRSGLSPPPCKLPCLSPPTAYAAFPTPPAILSEAALYQPPLLAAPRPPQTTTHSPAHTLAYYPPHPHLYMNMNMNYTAYYPSPPVSPSTVSYFAAPPGAMAAAVASQPHHAAAAASPVLPQPGALVRMQGLPYNTGVKDILSFFQGYQLQPDAVLILYNFSGQCSGEALITFPSEETARRAVAERSNHPFYGQQVHLVFCN encoded by the exons ATGGCTTCGCACAGTGATACTCTGGTGGTGTTCTTTGGGGCAACAGCTGGTGCAAATGGGGGTAAACTGGGTTCGGATGAGAGGGAAATAATTCTCTTGGTGTGGCAAATTGTGGATCTACATGAGAAAAAG GTTGGCAAGCTTCAGAGATGTCTTGTCAAGCCAGACACTTTGGAGCTGACAGACCAGTGTAAAGAAGAGACAGGACTGACTCTTGAAGACCTCGTCAAAGCTGAGCCCCTGGATAAAGTTCTGCAACAG TTTCAGCAGTCGGTGTCATCAGAACTGAAATGCCTCGGCAGAAGCTCTTACACACTTTGTGTCAACAGTCCCCTTGTCATCAGACAGGCCCTCCACCCCGAAGCTTCCAAAAAG AATCTTGTCcttcctgaatgtttcttttcatttgtggaTGCGAGGAAGGAGTTTCACAAATGTTGCCCCAACGCCGGCCCTGTGCAGAAGCTCGAACTTGCCTCCATGTTGGAAT ATGTTGGTCTGCctgctgtgtcagagcagaTGATGGGGGTGAGGGAGGTGAGCAGCATGGTGCAGCTGACACTTCACATCCTGGCTGAGCCCTACA ATCATGAGTTCTCCTGTGTTGAAACAGTGAAGTACAAGTTCGATTCTGGCACATG CAGCAAAACTGAGCCAGTGGACAGTGAGACAGTGATCAGAGCGCGAGGACTTCCATGGCAGTCATCAGACCAGGACATTGCTCGCTTCTTTAAAGGCCTCAGTATTGCCAA GGGTGGTGTGGCCTTATGTCTTAACGCTCAGGGCAGGAGAAATGGCGAGGCCTTAGTTCGTTTCATCAACTCAGAACACAGGGACCTGGCTCTGGAACGCCATAAGCACCACATGGGCAGCCGTTACATCGAG GTCTACAAGGCCACAGGAGAGGAATTCCTAAAGATTGCCGGAG GTACATCTAACGAGGTGGCCCAGTTCCTGTCCAAAGAGAACCAGGTCATTATCCGCATGCGGGGGTTGCCGTTCACTGCCACACCCCAGGAAGTGGTGTCCTTCCTTGGTACCGAGAGCCCAGTTACAGATGGTACCGAGGGCCTGCTCTTCGTCAAATACCCTGACGGACGGCCCACAGGCGATGCCTTTGTGCTTTTCTCCTGTGAAGAGTACGCCCAGAATGCCCTAAAGAAGCACAAGCAGATCTTGGGGAAGCGATATATCGAGCTGTTTCGGAGTACTGCGGCTGAGGTGCAACAG GTCCTGAATCGCTATATGTCCACGCCTTTGATCTCCACACTTCCCCCTTCACCCATCGTGCCTGTCCCGGTCCTCGCCTcgccttccttccttccagcAGCCAGTAGCACTCGTGACTGTGTCCGCCTCCGTGGCCTGCCCTATACTGCCGGCATTGAGGATATCCTGGAGTTCATGGGAGAGCACACTGTTGACATCAAACCCCACGGAGTCCACATGGTCCTCAACCAACAG GGTCGGCCCTCTGGTGATGCTTTCATCCAAATGAAGTCATCTGACAAGGCGTTTATGGTGGCCCAGAAGTGTCATAAAAAGACCATGAAGGACCGCTACGTGGAGGTGTTCCAGTGCTCCACAGAGGAGATGAGCATTGTGCTGATGGGAGGAACCCTGAACCGCAGCGGCCTCTCCCCTCCACCCTGCAAGCTTCCCT gTCTGTCTCCGCCTACAGCATACGCTGCTTTCCCCACCCCACCTGCCATCCTCTCTGAGGCTGCTCTCTACCAGCCCCCCCTGCTGGCTGCTCCTAGACCTCCTCAGACCACCACACACAGCCCTGCTCACACTCTGGCCTACTACCCCCCTCACCCACACCTgtacatgaatatgaatatgaactACACAGCTTACTACCCTAG CCCACCAGTTTCTCCTTCCACAGTGAGCTACTTTGCTGCTCCACCAGGAGCAATGGCAGCAGCAGTCGCATCCCAGCCCCAccatgctgcagctgctgcctctCCTGTGCTGCCTCAACCTGGCGCCCTGGTTAGGATGCAGGGCCTGCCCTACAACACCGGGGTCAAGGACATTCTCAGCTTCTTCCAGGGATATCAG